A stretch of bacterium DNA encodes these proteins:
- the udg gene encoding Type-4 uracil-DNA glycosylase — protein MTSQPPLQQCDPVAELAALQQAMHQCTRCPDLVRSRSRVVPGDGHPQAKIVFVGEGPGADEDREGIPFVGRAGQLLNECLQLIDLERREVFITNVVKCRPENNRDPEPAEIAACREHLFAQLLLINPLVVCTLGRFALQALVKADLSITQMHGKPVKRHGITFFPLFHPSAALRDPEKRVALQEDFLVLQTLLRGM, from the coding sequence ATGACCTCGCAGCCTCCCCTCCAGCAATGCGATCCGGTGGCGGAACTGGCCGCCCTGCAGCAGGCCATGCACCAGTGCACGCGCTGTCCCGACCTGGTCCGCTCCCGCAGCCGGGTGGTCCCCGGCGATGGCCACCCCCAGGCGAAAATTGTCTTTGTTGGCGAGGGCCCTGGCGCAGATGAAGATCGCGAGGGGATTCCGTTTGTCGGACGCGCCGGGCAGTTGCTCAACGAATGCCTGCAGTTGATTGACCTTGAACGACGTGAGGTCTTTATCACCAATGTCGTGAAGTGCCGTCCGGAAAACAATCGCGACCCCGAGCCCGCCGAAATCGCTGCGTGTCGGGAACACCTCTTCGCCCAGTTACTCCTCATCAATCCCCTGGTGGTCTGTACCCTCGGGCGCTTTGCGCTGCAGGCGCTGGTGAAAGCAGACCTCTCCATTACCCAGATGCACGGCAAGCCAGTGAAGCGGCACGGCATCACGTTTTTTCCGCTGTTTCACCCCTCAGCAGCCCTGCGGGATCCGGAGAAAAGGGTCGCGCTGCAGGAAGATTTCCTGGTGCTCCAAACGTTGTTGCGCGGCATGTAA
- the recJ gene encoding Single-stranded-DNA-specific exonuclease RecJ, which produces MDKLRITRPFATLLLARDYNTSPALKSYLRPEWSPEPGAGAFHNGEALVERLISAIRRSEPILVHGDYDVDGICGAVIYRRGLESLGGRVRGFLPSRFVDGYGVSLRAVQLAADAGIRLLLTADTGSQAYEAMEACDAAEIALCITDHHELGARLPSTPWFVNPMQPDCRYPYKGLSGGGIALKVVQSVADGMGIPLDPAPLIPYATLSTIADVCPLTGENRALVTQGLRLMPHVRNAGLFALLEATRKPGQPLTARDLAFGAIPLLNAAGRMQDPSVAAQLLLTTSTQDAREQLARLQEFNRQRRDMTDSVFGQAAQQAEQLLAQQGPQPVLVVAAPQWHFGVVGIVAARLMEAYGVPAIVLTQHQEQCRKGPDGGPYLYTGSGRGPTGSGLLAAVQSCRAHIHHCGGHDAALGIGLDAGAIMGFREAICTAFRAPSGGAAAGTIAVDGLLALEEVTPQLLWELRQMEPCGAGNPPPSFLIGPLQIVKATGMKGDAHRSLDLVDGSGHSWRGVQFGVAPQTPWPEGPVGVIGMPVENRWKGRVTTELNVTEVVSWPGVLAPGGG; this is translated from the coding sequence ATGGACAAGCTAAGGATTACTCGTCCCTTCGCCACGCTCCTGCTGGCCCGGGACTACAACACCTCCCCGGCGCTGAAGAGTTACCTCCGGCCTGAGTGGTCACCGGAGCCGGGAGCGGGGGCGTTTCACAACGGGGAAGCGCTGGTGGAGCGACTCATCAGCGCGATCCGCCGCAGCGAGCCGATCCTGGTGCATGGCGACTACGACGTCGATGGCATCTGTGGCGCTGTGATCTACCGTCGGGGACTGGAGTCCCTCGGCGGACGCGTGCGGGGCTTCCTGCCGAGCCGCTTTGTGGATGGCTATGGAGTCTCCCTGCGGGCGGTGCAGCTCGCCGCCGATGCGGGGATCCGGCTCCTGCTGACGGCGGACACGGGGAGTCAGGCGTACGAAGCGATGGAGGCCTGCGACGCCGCCGAGATCGCGCTTTGCATCACCGACCATCATGAACTCGGCGCTCGCCTGCCATCGACTCCCTGGTTCGTCAACCCGATGCAGCCCGACTGCCGGTATCCGTACAAAGGGCTCTCCGGTGGGGGCATTGCGCTGAAGGTGGTGCAGAGTGTCGCCGATGGGATGGGCATTCCCCTCGATCCCGCGCCGCTGATCCCCTACGCCACCCTCTCGACCATCGCCGATGTCTGTCCGTTGACCGGGGAAAATCGGGCGCTGGTGACGCAGGGACTCCGGCTCATGCCCCATGTCCGTAATGCCGGACTCTTCGCCCTGCTGGAAGCGACGCGCAAGCCGGGACAACCCCTCACTGCCCGGGACCTCGCCTTCGGTGCCATTCCCCTCCTCAATGCAGCCGGGCGTATGCAGGATCCGTCGGTCGCGGCACAACTGCTGCTGACGACTTCCACGCAGGATGCCCGGGAGCAGCTGGCGCGCTTGCAGGAGTTCAACCGGCAACGACGGGATATGACCGACTCCGTGTTCGGGCAGGCCGCGCAGCAGGCCGAGCAACTCCTGGCGCAGCAGGGACCACAACCGGTCCTGGTGGTCGCTGCGCCGCAGTGGCATTTTGGCGTGGTGGGGATCGTGGCGGCCCGGCTCATGGAAGCGTATGGGGTCCCCGCGATTGTCCTCACGCAGCATCAGGAGCAGTGCCGCAAAGGTCCCGATGGCGGGCCGTATCTCTACACCGGGTCCGGACGTGGCCCCACCGGGAGCGGACTGCTGGCGGCGGTGCAGTCCTGTCGCGCACACATTCATCATTGTGGTGGTCACGATGCCGCGTTGGGAATTGGTCTGGATGCTGGAGCCATCATGGGATTCCGGGAGGCGATCTGCACGGCCTTTCGTGCGCCATCAGGGGGAGCCGCCGCAGGCACGATTGCGGTCGATGGGCTCCTTGCCCTTGAGGAAGTCACGCCGCAACTGTTATGGGAGTTGCGTCAGATGGAACCTTGTGGCGCGGGTAATCCGCCTCCCAGCTTTCTCATTGGACCCCTGCAAATCGTGAAGGCAACCGGCATGAAAGGGGATGCTCACCGGAGTCTCGACCTGGTGGACGGCAGCGGACACTCCTGGCGGGGCGTGCAGTTTGGGGTCGCACCCCAGACGCCCTGGCCTGAAGGACCAGTCGGTGTCATTGGTATGCCGGTGGAAAATCGCTGGAAGGGTCGCGTGACCACCGAACTGAACGTGACCGAGGTGGTCTCCTGGCCCGGAGTCCTCGCCCCAGGCGGCGGCTGA